In Candidatus Electrothrix scaldis, the genomic window ACCAGGAAGCATCTAAAAGCATTTCTCCGATATGCAGATCAGAGAGAACAGCGACCGTGGTGCCGTCTGCTTGGGCAGGAAGATGGTGAACAGGGATTTGGTATTGTTCAACAGCTGGCGAGCGTAGGCCCTGGATATGGGCAATAAGGACAAGAAGTGCGCCGAGTCCCAAGGCCGCTGTGCGGATGTGAAGGGTGATTTTTTGAGAAAGAAGGAAGCCGAAGCCTGTAATTAATTCAGATCCAAGTAAAGGTACTGCAAGAAGAAATAGTATCCCCATCCACTGCATTCCCAGAAGCTCAAGCAGTTCAAGGAACATACCGCTTTCCTGGTTGTGAAAGATTCGTCCCAAGAAAAAAAAGACCCAAAGCGCTCCGCCAGTAATTGCCAATACCTTAAGCCCGTTTCCCCGACGGAGCTGCGGTAGAGAAGCGAGTCTGGCAAAAACATAGAGGTGTAGCGCGGTGACCAGGCTGGTTAATATGATGCCGAAAAACGAAATGGCGTCCTCCTTTCTGCTGAGCAAAGGTGTTTTCTTGGATAATTCGGGTAAAGATGGGAATTATACCCGTAATAATATGATCCTGCCACAAAACAGAACGGGCCGGAAGGATTTTTCCCTCTGGCCCGCTCTGTTTGTTCAGCATAACTCAGGTAGAGGGTAGCTTGTAAAGAACCCTTTCACCGAGATCTTAGGAGGTCTTAGAAGACGCCTTTTACCTTGCCTGTGTCGGTGTCTACATCAATGCGGCGGTAGGCCGGATCAGAGGCTGTGCCCGGCATCAGGCTGATAGCACCAGCCACCGGCACAACAAAACCTGCACCCTTGTAGGTGAGGATGTCCTGTACTGGCAGGGTCCATCCCTTAGGCGTTCCCTTGAGTTTGGGATCATGGGACAGGGAGAGGTGGGTTTTGACCATACATGTGGTCATCTCCTTCATCTCCGGATCTGCCTCAATACGCTTCAGCTTGGCAGCTGCTTCTGGGCTGTAGCTTACGCCGTCACCGCCGTAAACCTCTTTAACGATGAGCTCAATGCGCTGAGACAGTGGGGTATCTAGATCGTAGAGGAACTTGAAGTCGTTCTCTTCCTCACAGGCATCGGCGACCGCATCAGCGAACTCCAGGGCACCGTCACCGCCGTGCTCCCAATGACGAGACAGGGCAACGCGGGCGCCAGCAGACTCAGACAGGCGGCGAACTGCCGCGATCTCGTTGTCGGTATCGGTGTAAAAGGCGTTGATGCAAACAACCGGGTTGATACCAGCCTTTTTAACGGTCTCGATATGGTGGATGAGGTTCTTGCAGCCTTCCTCAACCCAGCCCACATTTTCACCAGAGTACTCAGAAGGCATAGGTTTGCCTGGAACCGGAATCGGTGCGCCACCGTGGCACTTGAGTGCCCGGATGGTAGCAACAACAACAGCACAGTTTGGCTTGAGGCCAGAATAGCGACATTTGAGATTCCAAAATTTCTCAAAGCCAATATCTGCACCAAAACCAGACTCAGTCACGTTGTAGTCAGCCAGCTTCAGGGCCACGCGGTCGGCGATAACAGAAGATTGACCAATAGCGATATTAGCAAAAGGTCCAGCATGGACAACAACCGGCTGACCTTCCAGGGTTTGCATCAGGTTGGGGTTGATGGCGTCGACCATCCATGCTGTCATAGCACCATCTACTTCCAGATCAGCAGTGGTGATCGGGCGGTCCTGCTTATCATAAGCCACCACGATCTTGCCGATGCGCTCGCGCATATCTTTCAGGTCTTTGGCAATAGAGAGGATGGCCATGATCTCGGAAGATACCGCAATGTTAAAGCCGGACTGCATGGTCATGCCGTCCATCTTGCCACCGATACCTGTGGTGATGTTCCGCAGGGCCTGGGCACAGTAGTCCATGATCCATCGAAATTCCACTTTCTTGGGATGGATATCCAGGCGTTTTAGGTTACGCTGTGCCAGCTGCTCATCGGTGTAGTTACACTCGTGCTGCATCCTGGCCGTCAAGGCGACCATACCCAGGTTATGGGCATTCATGATGGCATTAATGTCGCCGGTCATGCCGAGAGAAAACGGCGTCAGGGGGATACACTGGGCCAAACCACCACCAGCAGCAGAACCTTTGATATTCATGGTTGGGCCACCAGAGGGCTGGCGAATAGCACCAATAACGGATTTGCCTCGCTTACCCAGACCCTGCACCAGGCCCATTGCGCAGGTGGATTTTCCTTCACCCAGTGGAGTTGGGGAAATTGCTGTTACATCAACATATTTTCCGTCTGGCTTGTCTTTCAGCCGATCAAGGATCTTGCGGTAGTCCAGTTTGGCCAGATAATGACCGTGCGGTAGCAACTCCTCTTTTTCCAGTCCGAGCTGTTCACCCAGCTCGTACACAGTTTTCATCCGGCTTTCCGCCTCTTCGGCGATTTCCCAGTCTGCATGTTTCGTTGGATCCAAAACCATGACCAGTCTCCTGTAAAGTTAAATATTTAAAGGTTACGAATAATTATATCAGAGGGCGGACGCATCTGGAAAATGAGGGCTCGGAGGGATTATTTGACCCTTAAGAGCCTGAACAGTGAATCCTGCACAAAAAAGAGATAATTACCTTATCGGTTTTAGAACCTATTGTCAATATATTAGTCGTTGTCGATTGCTCTGGCGACATTAATGAGTGTTGATTTGAACAATTTTGTGAGAAAATAATCAGGTAAAAACACCTGGAAAACGTCTCTTGAAATCCTCCAGCAGGGGAATCATAACTTCCCGCATGGAAGGCTCCGCCGCTTTGGTGGTACGCAGGCTGAAGATGTGTTGCCATTCCTTGAGATTGGCATAGACGATTAATTCTGTTTTGCAGGAGTTGGGGAGCACTGTGCGTGCAGCTTGAGGTGTGGAGGTCTCCAGCAGCTTGAGGTAGAGTTGCTCTGTTTCAAGCATGGCCTTTTTCCAGAGAGTATACTCGGGGCTATCTTCTTCAAAAAACATAGGTTTGATAAAGCTGACCTCATTGCCGAACTTATCTTCGCTGTACCGGCAGTAGCGCTGGGATTCCTGGAGAAAAGAACAGGGGCGGTGTCGGACGATCTCATGGGTAACTGCCCGGTTGACGATAAATTTGACTGCGATATGACGGTGCTTCAGCAGGCTTTGCGGCGGTAGCTGATCCACTTCGTCCAACTCCACTTTACGGACCGAGATTGATGGATCTGAACTCAAGCCTCCTTGCGGCAAGACACCCTTAAAAAAGTAGGGGTGACGTTCATTAATCAAAGCGCAGCTGACTCGGATAACAGCGTTCTCCGGGTGAAAGAGCAGCAATTCACGAAAGCTACGGATACTGCCGGTGATAAGCAATCTGTTTGCTTCTCGATTAATATGCAGGTAACGGGGACGGAGCAGAAAAAAATCTGTGATCTGTTCCTCATCAGCGCAGATTACCTCCAGGGTAACAACTCCCATCTCCAGCACAGAATTATGGCCATGTTCGGCCATTTTGGAAACAAAGGGTATGGCCGAGTCCCGGTCGATCCGGTCCTCGCTTTTATAACAGATACGACCGCAGAGTTCTATGCGGACGGCAAGGCTCTGTTGGTCGAGCTTATCAAGTATTGCGTATGAGGGGGAAATTATTTTCATGAGATTTTCCTTCAAATTGTAATTGCCACTGCGGTATCAACGGAATATTAATAGCACATTATTTTTTCAGTATATCTTTGTCGCTCATGATACATCTGTGATTGACATCGACAGGAGCAGTCTGATTGTGTCTAATCCGGCTATTTGTTATGAGTTTAAGTTGGTTAGTCAATGGTCGCTCAATCAGAATAAAACAAGCAACCCCTGATAAGACTCCTGAAAGATAATAGAGAGGATAGAGGATTAAATACAGAACAGGACGGATGTCATTTTCAATTAGATAATTGCGCATGATGAAGTGAAGTGCAGGTAGAGTAAAAGCATGCACAAGATATATAGAGTAAGAAGCGTTTC contains:
- a CDS encoding FAD-dependent thymidylate synthase, with the protein product MKIISPSYAILDKLDQQSLAVRIELCGRICYKSEDRIDRDSAIPFVSKMAEHGHNSVLEMGVVTLEVICADEEQITDFFLLRPRYLHINREANRLLITGSIRSFRELLLFHPENAVIRVSCALINERHPYFFKGVLPQGGLSSDPSISVRKVELDEVDQLPPQSLLKHRHIAVKFIVNRAVTHEIVRHRPCSFLQESQRYCRYSEDKFGNEVSFIKPMFFEEDSPEYTLWKKAMLETEQLYLKLLETSTPQAARTVLPNSCKTELIVYANLKEWQHIFSLRTTKAAEPSMREVMIPLLEDFKRRFPGVFT
- a CDS encoding formate--tetrahydrofolate ligase: MVLDPTKHADWEIAEEAESRMKTVYELGEQLGLEKEELLPHGHYLAKLDYRKILDRLKDKPDGKYVDVTAISPTPLGEGKSTCAMGLVQGLGKRGKSVIGAIRQPSGGPTMNIKGSAAGGGLAQCIPLTPFSLGMTGDINAIMNAHNLGMVALTARMQHECNYTDEQLAQRNLKRLDIHPKKVEFRWIMDYCAQALRNITTGIGGKMDGMTMQSGFNIAVSSEIMAILSIAKDLKDMRERIGKIVVAYDKQDRPITTADLEVDGAMTAWMVDAINPNLMQTLEGQPVVVHAGPFANIAIGQSSVIADRVALKLADYNVTESGFGADIGFEKFWNLKCRYSGLKPNCAVVVATIRALKCHGGAPIPVPGKPMPSEYSGENVGWVEEGCKNLIHHIETVKKAGINPVVCINAFYTDTDNEIAAVRRLSESAGARVALSRHWEHGGDGALEFADAVADACEEENDFKFLYDLDTPLSQRIELIVKEVYGGDGVSYSPEAAAKLKRIEADPEMKEMTTCMVKTHLSLSHDPKLKGTPKGWTLPVQDILTYKGAGFVVPVAGAISLMPGTASDPAYRRIDVDTDTGKVKGVF